The following proteins are co-located in the Massilia litorea genome:
- a CDS encoding rubredoxin: protein MCLICGWVYDEEAGAPEDGIAPGTRWADVPMNWTCPECGARKDDFEMTAI from the coding sequence ATGTGCCTGATCTGCGGATGGGTCTACGACGAAGAAGCGGGCGCCCCGGAAGACGGGATTGCTCCCGGTACCCGCTGGGCCGATGTGCCGATGAACTGGACCTGCCCGGAATGCGGCGCCCGGAAAGACGATTTTGAGATGACCGCGATCTAA
- a CDS encoding response regulator — MTTSQQASSLTVMVVDDSNTIRRSAEIFLTQAGYRVVLAEDGFDALAKINDHHPALVFCDILMPRLDGYQTCALIKKSARFHATPVVMLSSKDGLFDRARGAMVGSSAYLTKPFSKDTLLAAVREHTAPQAGTP, encoded by the coding sequence ATGACGACATCGCAGCAAGCAAGCAGCCTCACCGTGATGGTGGTCGACGACAGCAACACGATCCGCCGTTCGGCCGAGATTTTCCTCACCCAGGCCGGCTACCGCGTGGTGCTGGCCGAGGACGGTTTCGATGCGCTCGCCAAGATCAACGACCACCATCCGGCGCTCGTCTTCTGCGACATCCTGATGCCGCGCCTGGACGGTTACCAGACCTGTGCGCTGATCAAGAAGAGCGCGCGTTTTCACGCGACGCCGGTGGTCATGCTCTCGTCGAAGGATGGCCTGTTCGACCGCGCGCGCGGCGCGATGGTCGGCTCGAGCGCCTATCTCACCAAGCCGTTTTCCAAAGATACCCTGCTCGCGGCCGTCCGCGAGCACACGGCCCCACAGGCCGGAACCCCTTGA
- the thiD gene encoding bifunctional hydroxymethylpyrimidine kinase/phosphomethylpyrimidine kinase has protein sequence MQADVATFAAHGCHALSITTALLVSDSARVEEWHEVDTGVMADQARQVLEDMPIAAVKIGAIASIEQAAAIAEIVSDYAEVPLIVDPFLSALPDSGMSDEDIVASIRQILAPQATVLQLSQSELGRMAELWREAGVEGSLETDVAELTARGCQYVLVTGTSSEGHKRANTLFDRDDGVTIIDWQHLPGHFVGAGTTLSGAIAALMARGMDAIEALRAAQDYTYGALLHAQRFGMGKLVPNRFYRILPQAGSTKASKT, from the coding sequence GTGCAGGCAGATGTCGCCACCTTCGCCGCCCATGGCTGCCACGCCCTCTCCATCACCACCGCGCTGCTGGTGTCCGACAGCGCGCGCGTCGAAGAATGGCATGAAGTCGACACCGGCGTCATGGCCGACCAGGCGCGCCAGGTGCTCGAGGACATGCCGATCGCCGCAGTGAAAATCGGGGCGATTGCCAGCATCGAGCAGGCCGCGGCGATCGCCGAAATCGTTTCCGATTACGCCGAGGTGCCGCTGATCGTCGACCCGTTTCTCTCCGCCCTGCCCGACTCCGGCATGTCGGACGAGGACATCGTCGCCTCGATCCGCCAGATCCTGGCACCGCAGGCGACGGTATTACAACTGTCGCAATCGGAACTCGGACGCATGGCCGAACTCTGGCGCGAAGCCGGAGTAGAGGGGTCCCTGGAGACGGACGTCGCCGAGCTGACCGCGCGCGGCTGCCAGTACGTGCTCGTCACCGGCACCTCGAGCGAGGGGCATAAACGCGCCAACACCCTGTTCGACCGCGACGACGGCGTCACCATCATCGACTGGCAGCACCTGCCCGGCCATTTCGTGGGCGCCGGCACCACTCTCTCGGGCGCGATCGCCGCATTGATGGCGCGCGGGATGGACGCCATCGAGGCCCTGCGCGCCGCCCAGGACTACACCTATGGCGCCCTCCTGCACGCCCAGCGCTTCGGCATGGGCAAGCTCGTTCCCAACCGTTTCTACCGCATCCTGCCGCAGGCCGGCAGCACGAAAGCATCCAAGACATGA
- the hemL gene encoding glutamate-1-semialdehyde 2,1-aminomutase, translated as MTTDQSASRNDTLFARAQETTPGGVNSPVRAFRSVGGTPRFITRAEGPYFWDADGKRYIDYIGSWGPAIVGHAHPKVIKAVQDAAANGLSFGAPTEGEIEIAEEICKLVPSIEQVRLVSSGTEATMSALRLARGATGRDKIVKFEGCYHGHADSLLVKAGSGLLTFGNPTSAGVPEDFVKHTLVLDYNNVAQLEDAFKTMGDTIACVIVEPVAGNMNLIRATPEFLGRMRELCTEHGAVLIFDEVMCGFRVGLGGAQEMYGITPDLTALGKVIGGGLPVAAFGGKRELMQKMAPIGPVYQAGTLSGNPVAVAAGMTTLKIVQEPGFYEKLTAAGEKLVQGLTAAAREAGIAFCGDSVGGMFGFYFSESVPSTYGQMMAGDKARFNAFFHGMLEEGVYFAPAMFEAGFVSAAHDDAVIAETISAARKVFARIA; from the coding sequence ATGACGACTGACCAATCCGCATCCCGCAACGACACCCTGTTCGCCCGCGCCCAGGAAACCACCCCCGGCGGCGTGAATTCGCCGGTGCGCGCCTTCCGCTCGGTCGGCGGCACCCCGCGCTTCATCACCCGCGCCGAGGGACCGTATTTCTGGGACGCCGACGGCAAGCGCTATATCGACTACATCGGCTCCTGGGGCCCGGCCATCGTCGGCCACGCCCACCCGAAAGTGATCAAGGCGGTGCAGGATGCGGCGGCGAATGGGCTGTCGTTCGGCGCGCCGACCGAAGGCGAGATCGAGATCGCGGAAGAGATTTGCAAGCTGGTGCCGTCGATCGAGCAGGTGCGCCTGGTCTCCTCGGGCACCGAGGCGACCATGAGCGCCCTGCGCCTGGCGCGCGGCGCCACCGGCCGCGACAAGATCGTGAAGTTCGAAGGCTGCTACCACGGCCACGCCGATTCGCTGCTGGTGAAAGCCGGCTCCGGCCTGCTGACCTTCGGCAACCCGACCTCGGCCGGCGTGCCGGAAGACTTCGTCAAGCACACCCTGGTCCTCGACTACAACAACGTCGCCCAGCTGGAAGACGCGTTTAAAACGATGGGCGACACGATTGCCTGCGTGATCGTCGAGCCGGTTGCCGGCAACATGAACCTGATCCGCGCCACGCCCGAATTCCTGGGACGCATGCGCGAACTGTGCACCGAGCACGGCGCCGTGCTGATTTTCGACGAAGTCATGTGCGGCTTCCGCGTCGGCCTCGGCGGCGCCCAGGAAATGTACGGCATCACCCCGGACCTCACCGCCCTGGGTAAAGTCATCGGCGGCGGCCTGCCGGTGGCGGCCTTTGGCGGCAAGCGCGAACTGATGCAGAAGATGGCGCCGATCGGCCCCGTGTACCAGGCCGGCACGCTGTCGGGCAATCCGGTCGCGGTCGCCGCCGGCATGACGACCCTGAAAATCGTGCAGGAGCCGGGCTTCTACGAGAAACTGACTGCCGCCGGCGAGAAGCTGGTGCAAGGCCTCACCGCGGCGGCCAGGGAAGCGGGCATCGCCTTCTGCGGCGACTCGGTGGGCGGCATGTTCGGCTTCTATTTCAGCGAGTCGGTACCGTCGACCTACGGCCAGATGATGGCGGGCGACAAGGCGCGCTTCAATGCCTTCTTCCACGGCATGCTGGAGGAAGGCGTGTATTTCGCCCCGGCCATGTTCGAAGCGGGCTTCGTGTCCGCTGCGCACGACGATGCGGTCATCGCGGAAACGATTTCAGCCGCCCGGAAAGTCTTCGCCCGCATCGCTTAA
- a CDS encoding response regulator transcription factor: MAIHKILIVDDSPTERYYLTDILVKNGFAVSTADNGEEALVKMRADRPELILMDVVMPGANGFQVTRSIARDPELAAVPVIICSSKNQETDRIWGMRQGARDYFVKPVDPTQLLARIAALGA, from the coding sequence GTGGCCATACACAAGATCCTGATCGTCGACGACTCACCGACGGAACGCTACTACCTGACCGACATCCTGGTCAAAAACGGCTTTGCCGTCTCCACTGCCGACAACGGCGAGGAAGCGCTGGTCAAAATGCGTGCCGACCGGCCCGAGCTGATCCTGATGGACGTCGTCATGCCTGGCGCGAACGGCTTCCAGGTGACGCGTTCGATCGCGCGCGACCCCGAGCTGGCCGCCGTGCCGGTCATCATCTGCAGCAGCAAGAACCAGGAAACCGACCGCATCTGGGGCATGCGCCAGGGCGCCAGGGATTATTTCGTCAAGCCGGTCGATCCGACCCAGCTGCTGGCGCGCATCGCCGCCCTGGGCGCCTGA
- a CDS encoding chemotaxis protein CheW — protein sequence MNAGVNGSALAPAAARRTRLRDYQAQLLARMQAAQSGAAEAQHQLGVDIGGARYLLELTEAGEIVAPPPLAGVPLTQPWYLGLANVRGSLLGVIDLARYLDPKAAASGPEARLVSLAPRLGFNCALLVTRVYGLRRRSAMQAEGAVLRDADGHAWTPLSLAALVREERFLHVALQPRQ from the coding sequence ATGAACGCCGGCGTGAACGGCAGCGCGCTCGCCCCGGCGGCGGCCCGCCGCACCCGCCTGCGCGACTACCAGGCGCAGTTGCTGGCCCGGATGCAGGCCGCGCAAAGCGGCGCCGCAGAGGCGCAGCACCAGCTGGGCGTGGACATCGGCGGCGCGCGTTATTTATTGGAGCTGACCGAAGCCGGAGAAATCGTGGCGCCGCCGCCCCTGGCCGGCGTGCCGCTGACCCAGCCCTGGTACCTGGGGCTGGCCAACGTGCGCGGCAGCCTGCTGGGCGTGATCGACCTGGCGCGCTATCTCGACCCCAAGGCCGCGGCCAGCGGGCCGGAGGCGCGCCTGGTCTCGCTGGCGCCGCGCCTCGGCTTCAATTGCGCGCTGCTCGTCACGCGCGTGTACGGCCTGCGTCGCCGCAGTGCGATGCAGGCCGAGGGCGCCGTGCTGCGCGACGCCGACGGCCATGCATGGACGCCCTTGTCGCTGGCGGCACTGGTGCGGGAAGAACGCTTCCTGCACGTCGCCCTCCAGCCCCGCCAATAA